Proteins encoded together in one Anoxybacillus flavithermus window:
- a CDS encoding acetyl-CoA C-acetyltransferase: MGKTVIVSGVRTPFGKFGGSLSALSAAQLGGIAIKEALVRANVSAEDIDEVVFGTVLQGGQGQLPSRQAAREAGIPWETKTETINKVCASGMRSVTLGDQIIRAGDADVIVAGGMESMSNAPYILPKARWGLRMGDSTVKDLMVYDGLTCSFTGVHMGIYGSETAKELGITREEQDRWAYRSHQLAIAAIESGKFAEEIVPVSIPQRKGEPITVAVDESPRKDTSLEKLAKLAPVFDPTGTITAGNAPGVNDGAAALVLMSEERAQKEGLTPLATIVAHTAIAIEAKDFPKTPGIVINELLRKTGKTVNDIDLFEINEAFAAVALASMKIADLPEEKVNVNGGAIALGHPIGASGARIMITLIHELKRRGGGTGIAAICSGGGQGDAIMIEVH, translated from the coding sequence ATGGGGAAAACGGTCATTGTTAGTGGGGTACGTACACCTTTTGGAAAGTTTGGTGGCAGTTTAAGCGCATTGAGCGCAGCGCAGCTTGGAGGTATTGCGATCAAAGAGGCGCTCGTGCGCGCAAATGTTAGTGCAGAAGATATCGATGAAGTCGTATTTGGCACCGTATTGCAGGGTGGACAAGGACAACTTCCATCGCGGCAAGCAGCGAGAGAAGCGGGGATTCCGTGGGAGACAAAAACCGAAACGATTAATAAAGTGTGCGCCTCAGGGATGCGTAGCGTCACGCTCGGTGATCAAATCATTCGTGCTGGAGATGCGGACGTCATCGTTGCAGGTGGAATGGAATCGATGAGCAATGCGCCGTATATATTACCGAAAGCACGTTGGGGATTGCGTATGGGCGACTCGACGGTGAAAGATTTAATGGTCTATGATGGATTGACATGCAGTTTTACAGGTGTGCATATGGGTATTTACGGAAGTGAAACAGCAAAAGAGTTAGGTATTACGCGCGAAGAACAAGACCGCTGGGCGTATCGCAGCCATCAATTAGCGATTGCGGCGATCGAAAGCGGCAAATTTGCTGAAGAAATCGTCCCTGTTTCTATTCCACAACGAAAAGGGGAACCGATCACCGTAGCGGTGGATGAATCACCGCGTAAGGATACATCGCTTGAAAAATTAGCGAAACTGGCGCCCGTATTTGATCCAACAGGCACGATTACAGCAGGCAATGCGCCGGGGGTAAACGATGGAGCAGCTGCGCTCGTATTAATGAGCGAAGAGCGCGCGCAAAAAGAAGGGCTCACGCCACTTGCGACAATTGTAGCCCATACGGCGATTGCCATTGAAGCGAAAGATTTTCCGAAAACACCAGGCATCGTCATCAACGAATTGTTGCGTAAAACAGGCAAAACCGTAAACGACATTGACTTATTTGAAATTAACGAAGCGTTTGCTGCTGTCGCTTTAGCAAGCATGAAAATTGCTGACTTGCCAGAAGAAAAAGTAAACGTCAATGGCGGCGCGATCGCGCTTGGGCACCCGATCGGAGCGAGCGGAGCGCGCATTATGATTACGTTAATTCATGAATTGAAACGTCGCGGAGGCGGCACTGGCATCGCAGCGATTTGCAGCGGTGGCGGTCAAGGCGATGCGATCATGATTGAAGTTCATTAA
- a CDS encoding (Fe-S)-binding protein, with protein MKVSLFRKFILFLQQRGKGIVLWLNWIAFLLVTAYAVHLFVYLVKTRIAYIKLGKKVEFDGKVKERLQNIWVNVFGQKKLLKDKKSGIIHVIFFYGFILVQFGAIDFIIKGLVPGAHLPLGPLYPAFTFFQEIVTLLILVAVLWAFYRRYIEKLVRLKRDLKAGLVLIFIGGLMLSVLFGNGMSRIWHNEGTSWSEPVASAIALAFSWVGETGAAVLFFVAWWVHLLILLTFLVYVPQSKHAHLIAGSVNVFFSRLTRPKLEKINFEDETQESFGVGKIEDFKQTQLIDLYACVECGRCTNMCPATGTGKMLSPMDLILKLRDHLTEKGAAITSKAPWVPTFAFANTKGNQLAFMAQGMREQAATIEMPNLIGDVITEEEIWACTTCRNCEDQCPVMNEHVDKIIDLRRYLVLTEGKLNPDAQRAMTNIERQGNPWGLNRKEKENWRELREDVRIPTVKEMQKAGEEFEYLFWVGSMGSFDNRSQKIALAFARLLNEAGVKFAILGNKEKNSGDTPRRLGNEFLFQELATANIAEFEKAGVKKIVTIDPHAYNTFKNEYPDFGFEAEVYHHTELLAKLVEEGRLVPKYEVNEVVTFHDSCYLGRYNDVYDAPRQILKAIPGVKLVEMARHRETGMCCGAGGGLMWMEETTGTRINVARTEQALEVNPTVISSGCPYCLTMLSDGTKAKEVEEKVGTYDVAELLEKAVFGPVH; from the coding sequence ATGAAAGTAAGTTTGTTCAGAAAATTTATTTTATTTTTACAACAAAGGGGGAAGGGTATTGTGCTTTGGTTGAACTGGATTGCATTTTTACTTGTGACAGCGTACGCCGTTCATTTATTTGTGTATCTCGTGAAAACGCGCATTGCGTATATTAAGTTAGGGAAAAAAGTTGAGTTTGATGGAAAAGTGAAAGAGCGTCTACAAAACATATGGGTGAACGTCTTTGGGCAAAAAAAGCTGTTAAAAGATAAAAAAAGCGGGATCATTCACGTCATATTTTTTTACGGCTTTATTCTCGTTCAGTTTGGTGCCATTGATTTTATCATTAAAGGGCTTGTGCCAGGGGCGCACTTGCCGCTTGGGCCACTTTATCCAGCGTTTACGTTTTTCCAAGAAATTGTCACATTGCTTATTTTAGTGGCGGTGTTATGGGCGTTTTATCGCCGTTACATCGAGAAGCTCGTCCGTTTAAAACGTGATTTGAAAGCAGGGCTTGTGCTCATTTTTATCGGTGGACTTATGCTTTCGGTGTTGTTCGGTAACGGTATGAGCCGCATTTGGCATAACGAAGGGACGTCGTGGAGTGAGCCCGTCGCTTCTGCCATTGCGCTTGCGTTTAGTTGGGTAGGGGAAACAGGAGCAGCGGTATTGTTTTTTGTCGCTTGGTGGGTGCATTTGCTTATTTTATTAACGTTTTTAGTGTACGTGCCACAATCAAAACACGCCCATTTAATCGCTGGGTCAGTTAACGTCTTTTTCAGCCGATTAACGAGACCGAAACTTGAAAAAATCAACTTTGAAGATGAGACACAAGAATCGTTTGGCGTCGGGAAAATTGAAGACTTTAAGCAAACGCAACTTATTGATTTATATGCCTGTGTCGAGTGCGGGCGCTGTACGAACATGTGCCCAGCAACAGGAACAGGGAAAATGTTATCGCCGATGGACCTCATTTTAAAATTGCGCGACCATTTAACAGAAAAAGGGGCAGCGATTACATCAAAAGCTCCTTGGGTGCCAACGTTTGCGTTTGCGAACACAAAAGGAAACCAGCTCGCTTTTATGGCACAAGGAATGCGAGAACAAGCCGCAACGATTGAAATGCCGAACTTAATTGGCGATGTCATTACGGAAGAAGAAATTTGGGCATGTACGACGTGTCGCAACTGTGAAGACCAATGCCCAGTTATGAATGAACATGTCGATAAAATTATTGATTTGCGTCGTTACCTCGTATTAACAGAAGGAAAGTTAAACCCAGATGCACAACGGGCGATGACAAATATCGAACGTCAAGGAAACCCATGGGGACTCAATCGCAAAGAAAAAGAAAACTGGCGCGAATTGCGTGAAGATGTCCGTATTCCGACAGTAAAAGAAATGCAAAAAGCAGGGGAAGAATTCGAATATTTATTCTGGGTTGGTTCGATGGGTTCGTTCGATAATCGAAGCCAAAAAATTGCGTTAGCCTTTGCGCGTCTGTTAAATGAAGCAGGCGTGAAATTTGCGATTTTAGGAAACAAAGAGAAAAACTCGGGCGATACGCCGCGTCGTTTAGGAAACGAATTTTTATTCCAGGAATTAGCGACAGCCAATATTGCCGAATTTGAAAAAGCGGGCGTGAAAAAAATTGTGACGATCGACCCGCATGCGTATAACACATTCAAAAACGAATATCCAGATTTCGGTTTTGAGGCGGAAGTATATCACCATACAGAGTTACTAGCAAAGCTTGTTGAAGAAGGTCGTCTTGTCCCGAAATATGAAGTAAACGAAGTCGTGACATTCCATGATTCATGTTATTTAGGTCGATATAACGACGTATACGATGCACCGCGTCAAATTTTGAAAGCGATTCCGGGCGTGAAACTTGTTGAAATGGCACGCCATCGCGAAACAGGCATGTGTTGTGGCGCTGGTGGTGGGTTGATGTGGATGGAAGAAACAACAGGCACCCGCATTAACGTCGCGCGCACAGAACAGGCACTAGAAGTGAATCCGACAGTTATTAGCTCTGGCTGTCCGTACTGTTTAACAATGTTATCAGATGGTACGAAAGCAAAAGAAGTAGAAGAAAAAGTTGGCACGTATGATGTTGCTGAGTTGTTAGAAAAGGCGGTATTCGGACCTGTTCATTAA
- the argS gene encoding arginine--tRNA ligase: MNIVEQMKQKLKEEIKEAVIRSGVATEEDVTNVILETPKDKAHGDYSTNVAMQLARVAKKAPRMIAEDIVRHFHGEAVFVEKVDIAGPGFINFYMDNRYLTELVPTILQAGDAYGETNVGNGQKVQVEFVSANPTGSLHLGHARGAAVGDSLCNILKKAGFDVTREYYINDAGNQIANLAKSVEARYFQALGIDKDMPEDGYFGEDIIELGKKLAEEHGDKFVALDEQERLQQFREYGLAFEMDKIKKDLADFRVTFDVWYSETSLYHNGKIEKALETLREKGHIYEQDGATWFRSTTFGDDKDRVLIKQDGTYTYLLPDIAYHQDKLERGFEKIINIWGADHHGYIPRMKAAIAALGYDPDVLEVEIIQLVSLYQNGEKVRMSKRTGKAVTLRDLMEEVGLDATRYFFAMRSSDTHLDFDMDLAVSQSNENPVYYAQYAHARVCSMLRQGEEQGLSYDGDLSFTYELAEKEIDLLKKVGEFPSAVAEAAVKRSPHRMTNYIFELASALHSFYNAEKVLDATNVEKSRARLALMKAVQITLKNALALVGVHAPEKM, from the coding sequence ATGAACATTGTTGAACAAATGAAACAAAAATTGAAGGAAGAAATAAAAGAAGCAGTCATTCGCTCAGGAGTCGCGACGGAAGAAGACGTGACGAACGTCATTTTAGAGACGCCGAAAGATAAAGCGCACGGCGACTATTCAACAAACGTCGCGATGCAACTCGCGCGCGTTGCAAAAAAGGCACCACGTATGATTGCGGAAGACATTGTCCGCCACTTTCATGGTGAAGCGGTATTCGTTGAAAAAGTAGACATTGCTGGACCAGGGTTTATTAATTTTTACATGGACAATCGCTATTTAACAGAACTCGTGCCAACCATTTTACAAGCAGGGGACGCATACGGCGAAACAAACGTCGGCAACGGTCAAAAAGTGCAAGTTGAGTTCGTCTCCGCAAACCCGACAGGTAGTTTGCATTTAGGTCACGCACGTGGAGCAGCGGTTGGTGATTCGTTATGCAACATTTTGAAAAAAGCAGGTTTTGACGTCACGCGAGAATATTACATTAACGATGCCGGCAACCAAATTGCTAACTTAGCCAAGTCGGTCGAAGCGCGTTATTTTCAAGCGCTTGGCATTGATAAAGATATGCCAGAAGACGGCTACTTCGGTGAAGATATTATTGAACTAGGGAAAAAATTAGCAGAAGAACATGGTGACAAGTTTGTCGCGCTAGATGAACAAGAGCGACTTCAACAGTTTCGCGAGTACGGATTAGCTTTTGAAATGGATAAAATTAAAAAAGATTTAGCGGACTTCCGCGTCACGTTTGACGTATGGTATTCGGAAACGTCTCTTTACCATAATGGAAAAATCGAGAAGGCGCTTGAGACATTGCGCGAAAAAGGACATATTTACGAACAAGACGGCGCGACATGGTTCCGTTCGACGACATTCGGTGACGACAAAGACCGCGTGCTCATCAAACAAGATGGCACGTACACATATTTATTGCCGGACATTGCATACCATCAAGATAAACTTGAGCGCGGATTTGAAAAAATTATTAACATTTGGGGAGCCGATCATCACGGTTACATTCCGCGCATGAAGGCGGCGATCGCTGCGCTCGGATACGACCCTGATGTATTAGAAGTTGAAATTATTCAGCTTGTCAGCTTGTATCAAAACGGTGAAAAAGTGCGCATGAGTAAGCGGACAGGAAAGGCGGTTACGTTGCGCGACTTAATGGAGGAAGTCGGACTAGACGCCACGCGCTATTTCTTTGCGATGCGCTCGTCGGATACGCATTTAGATTTTGATATGGACTTAGCGGTGTCGCAATCGAATGAAAACCCTGTGTACTATGCGCAATATGCTCATGCGCGCGTATGCAGCATGCTTCGCCAAGGAGAAGAGCAAGGGTTATCATATGACGGCGACTTATCGTTCACGTATGAATTGGCAGAAAAAGAAATTGACTTGTTGAAAAAGGTAGGAGAGTTTCCGTCCGCGGTTGCGGAGGCGGCGGTGAAACGTTCACCACATCGCATGACGAACTACATTTTCGAGCTCGCTTCCGCGCTGCATAGCTTTTACAATGCGGAAAAAGTGCTTGATGCAACGAATGTTGAAAAAAGCCGCGCTCGCCTAGCGCTTATGAAAGCTGTACAAATTACATTGAAAAATGCGTTAGCGCTTGTTGGTGTACATGCACCGGAAAAAATGTAA
- a CDS encoding DUF1934 domain-containing protein, producing the protein MNGTPIQLKHVTEIRDGARKEIVVIEANGLYYLKGDATYVTFEEMYEGETIKNVVKIANDEVVVLRSGAISMRHTFRKQSETIGTYESPMARWEMKTKTEQVLYQYNEKAKKGKLFFSYILHLSGKHVGRHAVTMSFKEAKK; encoded by the coding sequence GTGAACGGAACGCCTATACAGCTCAAGCACGTAACAGAAATTCGGGACGGGGCACGAAAAGAAATTGTTGTCATTGAGGCAAATGGTTTATACTACTTAAAAGGAGACGCAACGTATGTAACGTTTGAAGAGATGTATGAAGGGGAGACGATCAAAAACGTCGTGAAAATTGCCAATGATGAAGTCGTCGTTCTCCGTTCCGGTGCGATCTCGATGCGCCATACGTTTCGCAAGCAGTCGGAAACGATCGGTACGTACGAAAGCCCGATGGCGCGCTGGGAAATGAAAACAAAAACAGAACAAGTATTGTATCAGTACAACGAGAAAGCGAAAAAAGGGAAGCTGTTTTTTTCTTACATACTTCACTTATCTGGTAAACATGTCGGCCGTCATGCTGTGACGATGTCGTTTAAGGAGGCAAAAAAATGA
- a CDS encoding IS701 family transposase, with amino-acid sequence MNRLAHHQGIHKFFITLGLALYFSKPVMKHLVHIVDAMITKGFSGTLTDLHHGSFHPNHRTTLSHFFTKSPWEEETLLRKLQQWVLHRVERSSKRENQPIFVSIDDTICQKTKPSSRATHAIQGCDWHYCHAEKKSIWGHSLVWLMVHTMTQAFPFAFRLYDKTAGKSKGELAIEMLSSLDVSRPVYVLMDSWYPSKTLVGACLKKGFHVIAMLKTNRILYPKGTAIQAKEFAKSMEPRDTRLVTVGKERYRVYRYEGALNGLKDAVVLLAWKADQPMTPKHLHCVLSTDRELSDEEILRYYAARWSIECFFRQAKDQLKLDGYRVRGRRAVKRYWILVQLAYMYSMFESNSDFSDGLDLLRKRKGHSLVEFIYRAAKQNIPIDTVKKQLHVA; translated from the coding sequence ATGAATAGATTAGCACATCATCAAGGAATCCACAAGTTTTTCATAACGTTAGGGTTGGCGCTTTATTTCTCGAAACCTGTGATGAAGCATCTCGTTCATATCGTGGATGCGATGATTACAAAGGGCTTTTCGGGAACACTGACCGATCTACATCACGGGAGTTTTCATCCGAACCATCGCACGACACTGAGCCATTTTTTCACGAAAAGCCCATGGGAGGAAGAGACGCTGCTTCGCAAACTCCAGCAGTGGGTGCTTCATCGTGTCGAACGCAGCTCGAAACGAGAGAATCAACCCATTTTTGTTTCGATCGATGATACGATTTGCCAAAAAACGAAGCCCTCGTCACGGGCAACACACGCCATTCAAGGGTGTGATTGGCACTATTGTCACGCAGAGAAAAAATCGATTTGGGGACATTCTCTCGTTTGGCTCATGGTTCATACGATGACTCAAGCGTTTCCTTTTGCCTTTCGCCTCTACGACAAGACGGCGGGGAAAAGCAAAGGGGAACTCGCGATCGAGATGCTTTCTTCGTTGGATGTGAGTCGCCCCGTTTATGTGCTCATGGACTCTTGGTATCCATCGAAAACCCTCGTGGGAGCCTGCTTGAAAAAAGGGTTCCACGTCATCGCGATGCTGAAGACGAATCGGATTCTCTATCCAAAAGGGACGGCCATTCAAGCAAAGGAATTTGCCAAATCTATGGAGCCACGGGATACCCGCCTCGTCACGGTGGGAAAAGAGCGTTATCGGGTGTATCGCTACGAAGGTGCTCTGAACGGTCTCAAGGATGCCGTGGTGCTGCTCGCATGGAAAGCCGATCAGCCGATGACGCCGAAACATCTTCATTGCGTCTTGAGCACCGATCGCGAGCTAAGCGATGAAGAGATCTTGCGCTACTATGCTGCACGTTGGTCGATCGAATGTTTTTTCCGTCAAGCGAAAGACCAGCTGAAACTCGATGGATACCGCGTTCGCGGGCGTCGGGCGGTGAAACGGTATTGGATCTTGGTGCAACTTGCGTATATGTACAGCATGTTCGAGTCGAACAGTGATTTTTCGGATGGGCTCGATCTCCTGCGCAAGAGAAAAGGACATAGCCTCGTGGAGTTCATTTACCGTGCAGCGAAACAAAATATTCCCATTGATACCGTGAAAAAACAGCTCCACGTGGCATAA
- a CDS encoding IS4 family transposase: MDKFTRKTSFEQWFSPINRPLFDDLVKTHQLNHYTKKLYMASFMKLLLYAQLHETESLRALSDAVFLEELQRATGLESISFSQLGRRINTIPTEFFQTIFLDLVAQIHRKTNFQTRRKVTTPLKIIDSSTLPLNLTNHKWAEFRKTKSGVKLHLRLVFMEKGLSYPDKAVLTNANEHDRGQLEVFVDDKECMYVFDRGYLDYRRFDQMTEDGYFFVTRLRKNAVVRVLESFSLPEDSPVFSDEMVVIGTPQNRSENVFRLLKLQDTKGNKLHLLTNRFDIDADEIAEIYQSRWAIELFFKWMKQHLNIKKFFGHSEQAVHNQVYVAMIVYCLNVLAQLNTNSERSYLQISRYLKASLWKSAHIWLRKIEGNSVP, encoded by the coding sequence ATGGATAAGTTTACACGAAAAACATCATTTGAACAATGGTTTTCACCGATTAATCGTCCATTATTTGACGACCTAGTGAAAACACATCAATTAAATCACTATACCAAGAAACTTTATATGGCTTCATTTATGAAACTGCTTTTGTATGCCCAACTCCATGAAACCGAGAGTTTACGGGCGTTGAGTGACGCTGTCTTTTTAGAAGAATTACAACGAGCAACGGGATTGGAATCGATTAGTTTTTCACAGTTAGGGAGACGAATCAATACCATCCCAACTGAGTTCTTTCAAACGATTTTTCTCGATTTAGTGGCACAAATTCATCGGAAAACCAATTTCCAAACAAGAAGAAAAGTGACAACGCCTTTGAAAATCATTGATTCGAGTACATTACCGCTTAATTTGACCAATCATAAGTGGGCAGAGTTTCGAAAGACAAAATCAGGAGTAAAGCTTCACTTACGACTTGTTTTTATGGAAAAAGGACTCTCCTATCCAGATAAAGCCGTACTCACGAATGCCAACGAACATGATCGTGGTCAACTAGAAGTATTCGTGGATGACAAAGAATGCATGTACGTGTTTGATCGTGGTTACTTGGATTATAGGCGCTTTGATCAAATGACGGAAGATGGCTATTTCTTTGTGACCCGTTTGCGTAAAAACGCTGTTGTCCGAGTGTTAGAATCCTTTTCGTTACCAGAAGATTCACCCGTATTCTCTGATGAAATGGTTGTCATTGGAACACCACAAAATCGTTCTGAAAACGTGTTTCGCTTACTCAAATTGCAAGATACAAAAGGAAATAAGCTTCATTTACTGACAAATCGGTTTGACATTGACGCAGATGAAATTGCAGAAATCTACCAATCACGTTGGGCAATCGAACTTTTTTTCAAATGGATGAAACAACATCTGAACATTAAAAAGTTTTTTGGTCACAGTGAACAAGCTGTACATAATCAAGTGTACGTAGCCATGATAGTGTACTGTCTGAATGTTTTAGCTCAGTTGAACACGAATAGCGAACGCAGTTACTTACAAATTAGTCGCTATTTGAAGGCTTCTTTGTGGAAATCCGCTCACATTTGGTTACGAAAAATCGAAGGAAACAGCGTCCCATAA
- a CDS encoding VanZ family protein, with translation MFIWIKFRKERIRFFFLSSFFLYICLLIKYTQFPITLFLGNSFKQNIDEIINVVPFINLHRSPINYILNIFMTVPFGIIFPFIKKVNSKEKILWSLLVPLVIEGLQLIQFILTSYSERIVDINDILMNTFGIWIGYYLYRVLVLFVENYSKINKDIKRSSLVNFIIHHNKR, from the coding sequence ATGTTTATATGGATAAAGTTCAGAAAAGAACGTATACGATTCTTTTTTTTATCATCTTTCTTTCTTTATATATGTTTATTAATTAAATATACACAATTCCCTATCACCTTGTTTCTTGGCAATTCCTTTAAGCAAAACATAGATGAAATAATAAATGTGGTACCTTTTATTAACCTACATCGCTCACCTATCAATTATATACTGAATATTTTTATGACCGTTCCTTTTGGGATCATATTTCCTTTTATAAAAAAAGTAAACTCCAAAGAAAAGATCCTTTGGAGTTTACTTGTTCCTCTTGTCATTGAAGGGTTACAGCTAATTCAATTTATTCTAACATCATATTCCGAACGAATTGTAGATATTAATGACATTTTAATGAATACATTCGGTATTTGGATCGGTTACTATTTATATCGTGTACTTGTTTTGTTTGTAGAAAATTACTCTAAGATTAATAAAGACATAAAAAGGAGTTCACTCGTCAACTTTATTATTCATCATAATAAACGATAA
- the speB gene encoding agmatinase, giving the protein MRFDEAYSGNVFIKSHPNFEESQAVIYGMPMDWTVSYRPGSRFGPARIREVSIGLEEYSPYLDRELDEVKYFDAGDIPLPFGNAQRSLDMIEQFVDRILEAGKFPLGLGGEHLVSWPVMKAVYKKYPDLAIIHMDAHTDLREHYEGEPLSHSTPIRKIAELIGPKNVYSFGIRSGMKEEFEWAKENGMYIAKFDVLEPLKEVLPTLAGRPVYVTIDIDVLDPAHAPGTGTVDAGGITSKELLAAIHAIARSDVRVVGADLVEVAPVYDHSEQTANTASKLVREMLLGWVK; this is encoded by the coding sequence ATGCGATTCGATGAAGCGTATTCTGGCAACGTATTTATTAAGAGCCACCCAAATTTTGAAGAAAGCCAGGCGGTTATTTATGGAATGCCAATGGACTGGACAGTGAGCTATCGCCCAGGTTCTCGCTTCGGTCCAGCGCGCATTCGCGAAGTGTCGATCGGGCTTGAAGAATATAGTCCATATTTAGACCGCGAGCTTGATGAAGTGAAATATTTTGATGCGGGTGATATTCCTTTACCGTTCGGTAACGCTCAGCGCAGTTTAGACATGATTGAACAGTTTGTCGATCGTATATTGGAAGCTGGAAAGTTTCCGCTCGGTCTTGGTGGCGAGCATTTAGTGTCTTGGCCAGTTATGAAAGCGGTATATAAGAAATATCCAGACTTAGCAATTATTCATATGGATGCGCACACAGATTTACGCGAACATTACGAGGGTGAACCGTTGTCGCACTCGACGCCAATTCGTAAAATTGCTGAGCTCATCGGACCGAAAAATGTATATTCTTTCGGTATCCGTTCTGGAATGAAAGAAGAATTTGAGTGGGCAAAAGAAAACGGGATGTATATTGCGAAATTTGACGTACTTGAGCCGTTAAAAGAAGTGCTTCCGACGCTTGCAGGCCGCCCGGTATATGTGACAATCGACATTGACGTATTAGATCCAGCGCATGCGCCGGGAACAGGAACTGTTGATGCAGGAGGCATTACGTCAAAAGAGCTATTAGCTGCCATTCACGCCATCGCTCGTTCAGATGTGCGCGTTGTCGGAGCAGATTTAGTTGAAGTTGCGCCTGTATATGATCACTCTGAACAAACAGCCAACACAGCAAGCAAACTCGTGCGCGAAATGCTTCTCGGTTGGGTGAAATAA
- a CDS encoding IS110 family transposase: protein MKLYVGIDVSSTDLYTCIMDQEGNTCAQFKVDNHLLGATFLRDQILLWANKLQPSEILIGMEATSVYSWHPAMFFHQQEELKSWNVKVFTINPKLIRKFKEAYTDLDKTDGIDAWIIADRLRFGRLKVTAVMQEQFIALQRLTRMRYHLVHQLTREKQYFLQHLFYKCSSFTQEVDSSVFGHAILELLLESFSLDEISQMDVQQLADFLRQKGRNRFADPECIAKSIQKAARSSYRLSKCVEDSIDLLLGLSIQSIRSLQAQIKELDKAITRHLEGIPNTLQTIPGIGPVYAAGILAEIGQIERFDNQAALAKYAGLTWSKHQSGRFQAEETSLIRSGNRYLRYYLVEAANSVQRHDASFRTYYRKKYEEVPKHQHKRALVLTARKLVRVIDALLRNGQIYTPRKGEDR from the coding sequence ATGAAACTCTACGTCGGGATTGACGTGAGCTCAACGGACTTATACACGTGTATCATGGATCAAGAAGGAAACACGTGCGCCCAATTCAAGGTGGACAATCATCTCCTTGGCGCGACCTTCCTTCGCGATCAAATCCTCCTGTGGGCCAACAAGCTCCAACCATCCGAAATTCTCATCGGGATGGAAGCCACTTCGGTCTACAGCTGGCATCCAGCGATGTTTTTCCACCAACAGGAGGAGCTGAAGTCTTGGAATGTCAAGGTGTTTACCATCAATCCAAAGCTCATTCGCAAATTTAAAGAAGCGTACACTGACTTGGATAAAACGGACGGCATCGATGCGTGGATCATCGCCGATCGGCTTCGCTTTGGCCGTTTGAAAGTGACAGCTGTCATGCAAGAACAGTTTATCGCCCTTCAACGGCTCACGCGCATGCGCTATCATCTCGTCCATCAGCTGACTCGGGAAAAGCAGTACTTCCTCCAACACTTGTTTTACAAGTGCAGTTCCTTTACCCAAGAGGTGGACAGCTCCGTGTTCGGACATGCCATCTTAGAGCTTCTTCTCGAGTCGTTTAGCTTAGACGAAATCAGTCAGATGGACGTGCAACAGCTCGCTGACTTCTTGCGCCAAAAAGGACGCAATCGCTTTGCCGATCCGGAATGCATCGCCAAGTCCATTCAAAAGGCGGCTCGTTCGTCGTATCGGCTTTCCAAATGTGTCGAGGATTCCATCGACTTGCTTTTAGGGCTATCGATTCAATCCATCCGTAGCCTTCAAGCGCAAATTAAAGAGCTAGATAAAGCGATTACTCGCCATTTGGAAGGCATCCCAAATACGTTACAAACGATTCCCGGCATTGGTCCGGTCTACGCCGCTGGCATCTTAGCCGAAATTGGACAAATCGAGCGCTTTGACAACCAAGCCGCCTTAGCAAAGTATGCAGGTTTGACTTGGTCTAAGCACCAGTCCGGTCGGTTCCAAGCCGAGGAGACTTCCCTCATTCGTTCCGGCAATCGCTATCTCCGTTACTACCTAGTGGAGGCTGCCAACTCGGTACAACGGCATGATGCGTCGTTTCGCACCTATTACCGGAAGAAGTATGAGGAAGTACCAAAGCACCAACACAAACGAGCCCTCGTCCTCACCGCTCGAAAACTCGTGCGTGTGATCGATGCGCTGCTACGCAACGGTCAAATCTACACGCCAAGAAAGGGGGAAGATCGATAG